Genomic DNA from Candidatus Deferrimicrobiaceae bacterium:
CTGCCCGACGGGGAACGCAGGGAATGGATCAAGCCGATCATGTTCACGGGCGGAATCGGGCAGATGGATTCCCGGCACGTGGAAAAAGAAGCGCCGGAACCCCGGATGCTCGTCACGAAGATCGGCGGGCCCGCGTACCGGATCGGCATGGGGGGCGGGGCCGCGTCGAGCATGATCCAGGGGGAGAACATCGCGGAGCTCGATTTCAACGCCGTCCAGCGCGGCGACGCCGAGATGGAACAGAAGGTGAACCGGGTCATTCGCGCATGCGTCGAGATGGGGGACGATAATCCGATCGTCAGCATCCACGACCAGGGCGCCGGGGGAAATTGCAACGTCGTCAAGGAGATCATCTATCCGGCAGGGGCGAGAATCGAGATCCGGAAGATCCAGAGCGGGGATACCACCCTCTCCGTCCTCGAACTGTGGGGCGCCGAGTACCAGGAGCAGAACGCCCTTCTCCTCCGGCCCGAAAGCGCGGAGCGTTTCGAGGAGATGTGCCGCAGGGAGAAGGTCCCCTGCGCGTTCATCGGGCAGATCACCGGGGACGGGCGGATCATCCTGGTCGACGAGGCCGACGGAAGCACGCCGGTCGACCTCGACCTGGACAAAATCCTGGGCGACATGCCGCAGAAGACGTTCCGCCTCGCGCGGATCCCGCCTGCGCTTTCGCCCCTGAAACTCCCCCGGAACGCAACCGTCCGGGATGCGCTGATCCGGGTCCTGCGGCTGGTCTCCGTCGGATCGAAGCGGTTCCTGACGAACAAGGTCGACCGGAGCGTCACGGGTCTTGTCGCAAGGCAGCAGTGCGCGGGGCCCCTGCAGCTCACCGTATCGGATGTCGCGGTAATCGCCCAGAGCCACTTCGGTTTGACGGGCGCGGCCGTTTCGATCGGCGAACAGCCGGTCAAGACCCTGATCGACCCGGCCGCGATGGCCAGGCTTTCCGTGGGAGAGGCGCTGACCAACCTGGTCTGGGCGAAGATCAGCAAACTGGAAGACGTGAAATGCTCCGGGAACTGGATGTGGGCCGCGAAGCTCCCCGGAGAAGGGGCGAAGCTGGTCGACGCGGCGGTGGCGCTTCGGGACATCATGCTCGCGCTGGGGATCGCGATCGACGGGGGAAAAGACAGCCTCTCCATGGCGGCGAAGGTCGTCTCCCGGGAGGGAAGCGAAATGGTCAAATCCCCCGGGACGCTGGTGATCTCGGCCTATGCCCCCTGCCCGGACATCACGAAGGTGGTGACCCCCGACATCAGGAATCCGGGAAGAAGCCGGCTCCTGTTGATCGACCTCGGGAACGGCCGGGACCGGCTCGGAGGATCGGCACTCGCGCAGGTGTACGGCCAGGTGGGCGACCGGTCCCCCGACGTGGACGACCCGACGCTCCTGAAACGGGCCTTTCGCGCCGTCCAGGGGCTGATCGCCGAGGGTTTGGTCCTTTCCGGGCACGACCGCAGCGACGGAGGGCTTGTCACGACGCTTTTGGAGATGGCGTTTTCGGGAAACTGCGGGCTGGACGTCTCCGCGGAGGGCGACGGCCCCATTCCCTGCCTGTTCTCCGAGGAGCTCGGCCTGGTCATCGAGTACCTCCCGAAAGACGAAAAGGCCATCACCTCCCGGCTCGGGAAAGCGAAGGTCCCGTTCCGGATCCTCGGGAAGACGACGACGGGAAAGAGGATCAAGGTCCGTTCCGGCGGCCGGATCGTCCTGAACGAGGAGATGAGGGCCCTGCGGGAAATCTGGGAGGAGACGAGCCACCGGCTCGAAAGACTCCAGGCAAACCCGAAATGCGCCATCGAGGAGAAAAGGAACATCTTCGACCGGCCGGGACCGTCGTACAAATTCGCCTTCGTCCCCAAGCCCGCCTCCCCCGCCCTCTTCGGGAAAAAGGGGAAACCCGCCGTCGTGGTCGTCCGGGAAGAGGGAAGCAACAGCGACCGGGAGATGACGTCGGCGTTCCACCAGGCCGGGTTCGACGTCTGGGACGCGACGATGACCGACTTCCTCGAAGGAAAGGTCGACCTGGACCGGTTCCGGGGGATGGCCTTCGTGGGGGGATTCAGCTACGCGGACGTCCTGGACTCCGCCAAGGGCTGGGCCGGGGTGATCCGGTTCAACAAGGGGATCTTCGAGCAGTTCCAGAGATTCTACGAACGGCCCGACACGTTCTCCCTGGGCGTGTGCAACGGATGCCAGCTGATGGCGCTGCTCGGCTGGGTCCCTTGGGTAGGGATCGGGGACAGGGACCAGCCGAGGTTCATCCGGAACCTCTCGGGCCGGTTCGAGTCCCGGTTTTCGACCGTCCGGATCTTCCCGAGCCCCTCCCTCATGCTTAAGGGCATGGCGGGCTCGACCCTGGGGATCTGGGTCGCGCACGGGGAAGGAAGGGCCTATTTCCCCAGAAAGAAGACCCTCGGGAATGTGGAGTCCCTCTCGCTCGCTCCGGTCCGGTACGTCGACGACAAACGGAGAGTGACGATGAAGTACCCCTTCAACCCGAATGGATCGGCAAGCGGCATCGCCGCGCTTTGCTCCCCCGACGGCCGGCACCTGGCGATCATGCCCCATCCGGAGCGTACATTTCTCAAATGGCAATGGGGGTTTATGCCAGAAGAGTGGAAGAAAAACTTGAAGGCTTCCCCTTGGCTTCAACTGTTCCTGAACGCAAGGAAGTGGTGCGAAGAAGGCTGATCCACGCCCGTCCCCGGATCGGACCGGGCTGCGCTTCCTACCGTTTGGATCCCTCTTATTGCCCCGGGTGCCTCGGACCCGATCCCGCCCCCGTCCGGCCTATGGCCTGCGCGACCTCGTCCCGGTCCTCCCCCGAAAGCGTAAGGCTTGCCGCCCCGATCCAGCCGTTCACCTGCTCGGGCGTGCGCGCCCCCACGATGGCGCCCGTGACCCCCGGCCAGCATAATGTCCACGCCGTCGCGACCGCCTCGACCGTCGTCCCGCGGCGCTTTGCGATCGGCCGGAGCG
This window encodes:
- the purL gene encoding phosphoribosylformylglycinamidine synthase, whose product is MKLLHFYRNPALSETKKASFLSFARKNVSPGIKGIESEYCFNIETSAPLSGAELDALRWLLAETFEPDRFASASFLAPGPVLEVGPRMNFTTAWSTNAVSVCRACGLDKIKRIERSRRFKLLADSRPGGDRREKFLSEVHDRMTECPYPETLSTFETGIRPEPHRTVPLIEEGIAALQRINATLGLGLDAWDIEYYYDLFVKDLNRNPTDVECFDLSQSNSEHSRHWFFKGRLVVDGKEIPETLMQIVKTPWKENPGNSVIAFRDNSSAIRGYRIRTILPENPGSFSRFKEASPSYHLIFTAETHNFPSGVAPFPGAETGTGGRIRDVQATGRGGLVVAGTAAYCVGNLRIPGYRLPWEDPSFDYPGNLATPLQIEIQASNGASDYGNKFGEPVIQGFTRAFGLRLPDGERREWIKPIMFTGGIGQMDSRHVEKEAPEPRMLVTKIGGPAYRIGMGGGAASSMIQGENIAELDFNAVQRGDAEMEQKVNRVIRACVEMGDDNPIVSIHDQGAGGNCNVVKEIIYPAGARIEIRKIQSGDTTLSVLELWGAEYQEQNALLLRPESAERFEEMCRREKVPCAFIGQITGDGRIILVDEADGSTPVDLDLDKILGDMPQKTFRLARIPPALSPLKLPRNATVRDALIRVLRLVSVGSKRFLTNKVDRSVTGLVARQQCAGPLQLTVSDVAVIAQSHFGLTGAAVSIGEQPVKTLIDPAAMARLSVGEALTNLVWAKISKLEDVKCSGNWMWAAKLPGEGAKLVDAAVALRDIMLALGIAIDGGKDSLSMAAKVVSREGSEMVKSPGTLVISAYAPCPDITKVVTPDIRNPGRSRLLLIDLGNGRDRLGGSALAQVYGQVGDRSPDVDDPTLLKRAFRAVQGLIAEGLVLSGHDRSDGGLVTTLLEMAFSGNCGLDVSAEGDGPIPCLFSEELGLVIEYLPKDEKAITSRLGKAKVPFRILGKTTTGKRIKVRSGGRIVLNEEMRALREIWEETSHRLERLQANPKCAIEEKRNIFDRPGPSYKFAFVPKPASPALFGKKGKPAVVVVREEGSNSDREMTSAFHQAGFDVWDATMTDFLEGKVDLDRFRGMAFVGGFSYADVLDSAKGWAGVIRFNKGIFEQFQRFYERPDTFSLGVCNGCQLMALLGWVPWVGIGDRDQPRFIRNLSGRFESRFSTVRIFPSPSLMLKGMAGSTLGIWVAHGEGRAYFPRKKTLGNVESLSLAPVRYVDDKRRVTMKYPFNPNGSASGIAALCSPDGRHLAIMPHPERTFLKWQWGFMPEEWKKNLKASPWLQLFLNARKWCEEG